A region from the Benincasa hispida cultivar B227 chromosome 10, ASM972705v1, whole genome shotgun sequence genome encodes:
- the LOC120087955 gene encoding uncharacterized protein LOC120087955 codes for MTEVTEQPFRPREKLIERQKYFQSIHKHTYLKGPLDKVTSVAIPIALAASSLYLIGRGIYNMSHGIGKKE; via the exons ATGACTGAAGTCACCGAACAGCCATTTAGGCCTCGCGAAAAACTTATTGAAAGGCAAAAGTATTTTCAGAGCATCCACAAGCACACATATCTTAAAGGGCCATTGGATAAGGTCACCTCTGTTGCCATTCCAATCGCTTTGGCAGCTTCATCGTTGTATCTTATA GGACGGGGAATTTATAACATGTCACATGGCATTGGGAAGAAAGAATGA